The genomic region TTTTTGACGCGTTCAAGTAGCGAAAATCGCCCGTTGATCGCGTcgtagaccgcggatttttatgcgagataaaaatgttcggcgtcgattgcaagaaatagaaactgtACAGCGAGTATACTTTTTCGTTATCTTTACGGAGTAATGcgcagatatttttaaattattgattcgTTTTACTGTTTTCAATGTCTGACATAAGTGCGTAACGTCCGCAGTCTATTTGTAAGATCCAATTGTACTCATCGACGAGCCGAGCACACACCAGTGACAGtgttttattactatttctgATAATTCTTTGACgcttttacaatgatatttaattctctatttaaacattcttatttctttctttctatttaaacTCTTTTTTACATCCAGGcgcaataaatacaaaatctcgttttctttcaagaaattattgccAACAAGAaagttttaatcattttaattgcaaagaaaatattacaagggAAGTGCATCCTTCGCGAgtcatttcaaaattattttatttgtatactAGAAATTTAACACGATGCTTTTACATTAAAAAGGTTTTACGTGTTCAGAAGTAATAACGAAACGCTATTAATCCGCTCAGGTAGTCGTTGAGTATAAAACGGATCTCCGTCGCAGAAATTCCCCGAGTACAATTGGCCCCCGTTTCCGGCGCGCGTCGACACCGCGTCCCGGAAGAAATCTCGCGGCCGAGAGAAGCGGATTCTGGCCCGTTCCACACCGATTCGATAACCGGATGGATCCTGGACGAGGACATCGTTTCCGGAGGCGAAGAAAACGCCCCCCGTACCTCCGTCTTTCAACGGCAAAAACCGACCGACCAAatacatagagagagagagagagagagagagaaatagacgTGTGCTCCGCCGTATCCGCGAGCGGAAACGTCGCCTTCGCGGAACACGCGCTCGTTCGCGAAATCTTTTTCCCCTTCACCCGCGAATAGCCGAACGCGTCCCCCGCCTAGCCGATCGTGCGTCGGTTCTTCGAACTAGTGATGATCATCGTTTTAAAACGCGTGCGTGAAACACCGACGCGCACGCGTGTCTCGCGtgcaaatctgaaattgatatatatataccgaTCAACATGTACacatatatatcaattatCGTCCATTATAGTTACGATattattacgaattattatttgtacaaattttatgttgcgatataaaataaacgataaaacGACAGCGACGTGTTCACGTTTCTTTTGAACCGGGATCATCCTTGCAGGTGTTCAATGAGATAGCATCACGTTAACTATACAGATTcagtgttaatttatttatagcaacggaaagtaattaatatcgcTATCCGGTAAGTATTAATCGACCAAAGAGAGACTTATGTATTTTccgatgagagagagagagacgcatAGAGTTCCTCAGGAGACCCGGAAGCTCAACAGGTAAGTTGTTAGTGCCTCCCTTATCATTGACAgtcgtttaaaaattactaaactaTGAACAACAAAtcgtaatatttaacaatcgtTTCATTGGTTTTCTTTACATAGGTTCCAAGCAGTAGATTCTTATGAACAATCCTGTGTATTTGGTTTATCATTTCATGCCCCCATTACgctattattaatgtttatcgaAGGTTCTACATTTTGTTCTTTTGGTATCTAGAAATGTGAATTTATGGACCGTGGCTCACTAGCGCCGCGTTGCGGTAGAACGCCCGAACTAAAACGCACTTTTTGCTCAATGCAGGCTTTCagaaaaacattaattgtgCAATAATTAGGACATGAATAAACAAACCAAAGACAGAGGATCGTTGGGGAAAGTCTGCTGCATCGATACAGTATAAGAACAACAAATAAGAATActgtaaaacaataataaataaatattaaagttactaAACTTTGAACAACAAAtcgtaatatttaacaatcgtTTCATTGGTTTTCATTACATAGGACTAATGCAGTAGAGTCTCCTGAACAATCCTATGCATTTGGATTATCACTTCGTGCACCTATTTAGcaacaattaatgtttttttggAAGCCTACATTGAGCAAAAAGTGCGTTTTAGTTCCAGCGTTCTACCGCAACGCGGCGCTACTGAGCCACGGTCCATGAATTCACATTTTTGATTACTCAAAATGCAAAATGTAGAGCATccgataaacatttattatattgtaattaggCCATGGAAAAGCAAACTAAGCACACCGGATTGTTCGGGAAAGTCTACTTCATCGATACAGTATAAGAACAACACACAAGAATATTGCaagacataataaataaacaaagaagttattaaactttgaacaaaaaattatattatttaacaatgtttgCATTTGTATTCTTTACATAGGATGGGTCCTGTGGATTTTCCTGAACAATCCTACATGTTTGGTTGATCACTTTGTTCTTGTATTTagcaacaattaatatttttaaggagACCTGCATTGTATGAGAAATTTCTTGGGTACGAAGTTCCGTCTTTCGCCACCAGAGGCGCCACCAAGTGGACACATTTATAGAAAACAGGTTTCTATATAACTTTTTCTCGGTCTTTTTATAGTCGCGCGAAATTTtgtaagtattttttttatcaatgtaCAGTCCttctgatttttattctatttctatttctattttattccgaGAGCTAGAATGAACATTCGTGCATAACTCCGTGAAATATTTGACCAGgatttgcaataatttattagttattaaagatCTCCTGAAATTTCCccctttctttatttaaatcttcgTGCAGCGCCATTCCGCGTTGCGGCGAAACGCTCAAGCTAGTAGCGACGACACGCTGAAACTCTTAGATAAGTTAGTCGTGAATTGTCGATAACTTCGTCGACTAACTTCTTTACCCATAACACTCGCACCTTCTATCGGTAAGTCAGGTCGCTGATGAAGTTTCAGAGACTCGTGTCGCCATCTGTTGAGCTGGATTAGAGTACTGACTTCACTATCGACTATGATGCGGACAGAAGATAATACAATCCGTCCTGCTAAAAAACACGCTTACTGCCAACATTCCCCTACTTCTGCTGTAGTCCCCAATCCCCCCCATAGTCGCTGACGACGACTCATATTGCCCCACCCAACTAATTTTGGCCCATGTCAACGTCATCAGCCAATAACCACCCTGTAtgtgttattgttaattaagtAAATCGTCGTTGTAAGAAAGGGAGTTATAACGAATACCAgcttcgttctgactccctttcaatattaaaaaattactgtaaaatagaataagtttaataagtgaaaataaaagtattataaagcTGAATACAAAtcctttttttgtttattataccTACCCTTTTCCTTTACGTAGCATGCTTGATTTTCCAttcatttctttcgtttcacTTGTCGTTGACTCCTACTACTTGcgaaaaatgtcgaaaaattacattctaaaatttcagatttttgtATCAGGAGAACATGAGTTTCGAGGAGGTATATTTCAGGAGGTATTTTCTGACTTATCGTTGAGTTACACTaccgaaaatttttaaaatttgatgtCTGGCCTGACGTTGACTCGTACTACTtacgaacaatttcgaaaaattgccttctaaaatttcagatttttgtATCAGGAGAACATGAGTTTCGAGGAGGTATTTTTCAGGAGGTATATTTCTGACTCTTCATTGAGCTGTACTACTGCgaaaaactttgaaaattatctcctaaaatttcgaattttgtatCAGGAGAACATGAAGTGCGAGGAGGTATTTTTCTGCgagaaactttgaaaattacctcctaaaatttcgaattttgtatCAGGAGAACATGAAGTGCGAGGAGGTATTTTTCTGCgaaaaactttgaaaattacctcctaaaatttcgaattttgtatCAGGAGAACATGAGATTCGAGGAGGTATTTTTCAGGAGGTATTTTCTGACTTATCGTTGAGTTGCACTActgaaaaaatttttaaaatttgccTCTAGCCTGTCATTGAGTTGTACTACTAAAATTTCTCAGTTTGCACAAAATTCGGAATTTCAGTATTACAAGTCAGGCAACGCAATAGGGGATACTTCCtcgtttttattacttatataattattaagtagtTTAAGTCAATGGAAGAACAAACGTAAGAAAGGGAACGGAAAACAACGGAAGGGAGGGGAAGTGTCTGGaattagaaatgaaaacaCTGAAATTAAGTTTCacaatactttttatttcacaaattacaattcttattctattttacaatgatctacaaaaaatataatcttgcGTTGGAATAATTCCCTTCCTTTGGGAAAGATAATCTGATGATGAAGATGGAGTGGAATGCTCCAGCTTTAATTTGCATTCTTGAAAGACAAAGTTTTTGTTCTTAATGATTAATAACAATGATCTAAACGTGTATAACACGGGACCAACGAGAAATTATTCTTGCCGCTTCGCCATTTTGTCGGCATTTGAACTTCTGTACAGCGCCATCCCAAGTAGCGGCGAAACATCGAAGCTATTAGACTCTAAATCTGTGCTTGCAAGGTAACAGGAGATTGCTTTTACCAACACGGAGAGATCGCCTGCGATTTTTACCCTCCGACGATGtttgcttattttatttaaattattgataaatatcacaaacatttcataaacatttctatttaacgtTAGTTAACAAATTTACTATAACATATTCATGATTAACAGACAACATTACAAgctaatatgtatataatatatgtatgtatatgaaaAAAAACACTTCTGATCGTGGAATTAAACTATGAGACTACTAAACAAAATCGTTGCAATTCTGATTTGGTAACGTGACACATATGTACTTACTTAACTAATTCTCTACCTCGAACAACCTTCCTATAACATTCGGTTTGTTACAACGCTCGCTACAACGTGTATTCATTTTACCTGTGCGAATACACGAACAATCGAACTCCTGAACGACGGATAGTCGTGCAGGCCTGTCGTTCGTATCTTCGCGAACTATCCTCGAATCGTCGGATACCACGTTGATGTACGTTACGTTCAATGTTAACTCTTTATCATCTAGCGTTTCCCAAGGCGGGAAAATTTGGACTAAGCTCGGGGTTTCTGACTTGATTTTGCCGACGATCTCGGGCACCGTCATGATTCTTATCCGCCTAGGAAAGCGACTCCCTTCCGTCCTGGGTAATAGATTGAACGGATCCTTGATCGCCGTGCCTTCTAGGAATTGTCTATTGAAGCTGCTCGAGCATATGCGCACGCGTACGAAGACGGACGGCAGGGACGCGTTGCCATTCGGTGCTTGCTTCATCTGGTGCCTCCACATCTTCAGGAAGGACATTTGCCTACTGACTGCGGTCTGAAGTTTCTCTGACAGGCTGCCCCTGGAACGGAAAAGAGAATGAATGTTTGAGAATCAAGAAATGTATACCCTACAAAATGATTCAATAAATGTTACAATCCAAATATGtgttactaattattattgcccTGACTCCATGAAGCGAATTCGACCCTGACTTTGTTATACAGCGACAAGAACCAGTTATTTTTAACAGTGGTATTAAGAAGacttattaattactttttcggttttcgtttccttttctctATCGAGTCCATGAGATTAAAATACACTATCGGGTCCGATTGCGGCCGTTGCGGCGACTCCGCGTTGACTATTACTCCCGATTCCACGGACTTGTTTCCTAGGCCGACAGTCGAGTGCGACGAGTCTTCCGATATCTTCTGCGACTGATAGGCGACTGGGTATCCGATCTGCTCTGCTTTAGAGAAATAAGTTCGGTCGCTGTCCTGGGTCCGGGAGCTCATGGAATTGGAACAGATGGAGGACAAAGGATTGTTGACGTAGACCCGGGGATGAACGGGGACCGAAAGATCCGTGTCCTGCGTGTCTGCGTCCTCTATTCGGACGCTATACTCGTTATCGTTCCCGTCGGTAGTCAGCTTGATAACGTCACGAGGATCTTCGAGGTCCTCCGCAATGGATTCGATCTCCATACCCGCAGTGTCGCGCGCATCTACAAAACTCTCGATGCTCAGTCTTTTCTCTGGTGGGTCGGACCCGGTGGAACCCTCCGAGATCTTGGAGTCCTCGAAGGCTTTGGAGTCTTCCACGATCTCGGGATGGTCCGAGATCTTCGAATGATCCGAGATCTGGGAGTGGTCCGAGATCTTCGAGTTTTTCAGAGTCCCCGCAATAACCGACGCCTGCGAGTCCTTCGAGTTTCCAGAAATGTTCAAGCTCTTGGAAATTCTACAGTCTTCGGAATGATTACTGGCGACGCAGTCCGCATCGTCGAGATGCTCAAAACTGTCCTTCAGTTTCTTGGCTAACGCGTGTAGCTGCCGAGTGTCGATGAGGAGGCCACTTCCGGTATCCTCTTCGCTCGAGGCAAACGCGTCGCTTAACCCGTCGAGTCTCTGTTTCCATTGGTAACTATTACTGCGAAAACCTGGCGAAGTGGTTGCTTCGTTGTTGCAGAAATTCTCAGTCGTCTCCGGGCGTTTGTTCTCTATCCGATGCAGAACCTTTCTCTCGCTGTTGCATCGCTTGTTTCCAGACTTATATCGAACGAGCACAGGCGACGCGGTCACGTGACCTTGCTCGCGATCCTCCGACTCGGTTCGGAACAAGTTCCTCCGAACGTTCTCTTTCCTATCGTTCTCGCTGATCGATCTACGCTTCGCACGACAGATCTTCACCGAACTGCCTTTCCTTTTAACACGTTTCCTTTGGTTGCAGAGAACGGGCGATTGTGCGATCCTGCGC from Augochlora pura isolate Apur16 chromosome 5, APUR_v2.2.1, whole genome shotgun sequence harbors:
- the LOC144470310 gene encoding uncharacterized protein LOC144470310, with protein sequence MSEESERGIRNLDGSGSDERKKPSHVRRLNFGQSILTLHVVRQFHNQRDGALTIDRNVAMIPCTSKGEFVRNWIETHRGAITDTDESAILSPVLGLQPAKRRIAQSPVLCNQRKRVKRKGSSVKICRAKRRSISENDRKENVRRNLFRTESEDREQGHVTASPVLVRYKSGNKRCNSERKVLHRIENKRPETTENFCNNEATTSPGFRSNSYQWKQRLDGLSDAFASSEEDTGSGLLIDTRQLHALAKKLKDSFEHLDDADCVASNHSEDCRISKSLNISGNSKDSQASVIAGTLKNSKISDHSQISDHSKISDHPEIVEDSKAFEDSKISEGSTGSDPPEKRLSIESFVDARDTAGMEIESIAEDLEDPRDVIKLTTDGNDNEYSVRIEDADTQDTDLSVPVHPRVYVNNPLSSICSNSMSSRTQDSDRTYFSKAEQIGYPVAYQSQKISEDSSHSTVGLGNKSVESGVIVNAESPQRPQSDPIVYFNLMDSIEKRKRKPKKGSLSEKLQTAVSRQMSFLKMWRHQMKQAPNGNASLPSVFVRVRICSSSFNRQFLEGTAIKDPFNLLPRTEGSRFPRRIRIMTVPEIVGKIKSETPSLVQIFPPWETLDDKELTLNVTYINVVSDDSRIVREDTNDRPARLSVVQEFDCSCIRTGKMNTRCSERCNKPNVIGRLFEVEN